One part of the Streptomyces lienomycini genome encodes these proteins:
- a CDS encoding sensor histidine kinase: MTKEHQGGLRGWAAARKGVWSWLRFTSLRLRLVLVFGLVALTAAVSASGIAYWLNREAVLTRTQDAVLRGFEQEMQNRAGALPEHPTQDELQHTAGQMANSSQRFSVLLVAEKAGGGAVYGSSGGLGGFALSDVPESLRGAVNKEQKVTSANKQPYHLYWQRITDDGTPYLVAGTKVIGGGPTGYMLKSLEPEAKDLNSLAWSLGIATAVALLGSALLAQALATTVLKPVHRLGVAARRLGEGKLDTRLRVSGTDELADLSRTFNSAAEALEKRVADMAGREQASRRFVADMSHELRTPLTALTAVTEVLEEELEFASEGEGGSFDPMVEPAVRLVVSETRRLNDLVENLMEVTRFDAGTARLVLDDVDVVDQITACIDARAWLDAVELDAERGIHARLDPRRLDVILANLIGNALKHGGSPVRVSVSRADDEIVIRVRDNGPGIPEDVLPHVFDRFYKASASRPRSEGSGLGLSIALENAHIHGGRISAENSPGGGAVFTLWLPQDPSPPAEGDGAGAGSPGDAPGDGSKDTVRGKDAKGQV; encoded by the coding sequence GTGACCAAGGAACACCAGGGGGGGTTGCGCGGCTGGGCCGCGGCTCGCAAGGGAGTCTGGTCCTGGCTGCGCTTCACCAGTCTGCGTCTCAGGCTCGTCCTCGTCTTCGGTCTGGTCGCGCTCACCGCCGCCGTGTCCGCGTCCGGCATCGCCTACTGGCTGAACCGGGAGGCGGTGCTCACCCGTACCCAGGACGCCGTGCTGCGCGGCTTCGAGCAGGAGATGCAGAACCGGGCGGGCGCGCTGCCCGAGCACCCCACGCAGGACGAGTTGCAGCACACGGCGGGGCAGATGGCCAACAGCAGCCAGCGCTTCTCGGTGCTGCTGGTCGCCGAGAAGGCCGGCGGCGGCGCCGTGTACGGCAGTTCCGGCGGCCTGGGCGGCTTCGCGCTGTCCGACGTGCCCGAGTCGCTGCGTGGGGCGGTGAACAAGGAGCAGAAGGTCACCTCGGCCAACAAGCAGCCGTACCACCTGTACTGGCAGCGGATCACCGACGACGGCACTCCGTACCTGGTGGCGGGCACGAAGGTGATCGGCGGCGGGCCGACCGGCTACATGCTCAAGTCGCTGGAACCGGAGGCCAAGGACCTGAACTCGCTCGCCTGGTCGCTGGGGATCGCCACCGCGGTCGCCCTGCTCGGCTCGGCGCTGCTCGCGCAGGCCCTGGCGACGACCGTGCTGAAGCCCGTACACCGGCTCGGGGTCGCGGCGCGACGGCTGGGCGAGGGGAAGCTGGACACCCGGCTGCGCGTCTCGGGCACCGACGAACTCGCCGATCTGTCCCGGACGTTCAACAGCGCCGCCGAGGCGCTGGAGAAGCGGGTGGCCGACATGGCCGGCCGTGAGCAGGCGTCGCGGCGCTTCGTCGCGGACATGAGCCACGAGCTGCGTACCCCGCTGACGGCGCTCACCGCGGTGACGGAGGTGCTGGAGGAGGAGCTGGAGTTCGCGAGCGAGGGCGAGGGCGGGAGTTTCGATCCGATGGTCGAGCCCGCCGTGCGGCTGGTGGTGAGCGAGACCCGGCGGCTGAACGACCTGGTGGAGAACCTGATGGAGGTCACCCGCTTCGACGCGGGCACCGCCCGCCTCGTCCTGGACGACGTCGACGTCGTCGACCAGATCACCGCCTGCATCGACGCCCGGGCCTGGCTGGACGCCGTCGAGCTGGACGCCGAGCGCGGCATCCACGCCCGCCTGGACCCGCGCCGCCTGGACGTCATCCTCGCCAACCTGATCGGCAACGCGCTCAAGCACGGCGGGTCGCCGGTGCGGGTGTCGGTGTCGCGGGCGGACGACGAGATCGTCATCCGGGTGCGGGACAACGGTCCGGGCATCCCCGAGGACGTCCTGCCGCACGTCTTCGACCGCTTCTACAAGGCGAGCGCCTCCCGGCCGCGCTCCGAGGGCAGCGGGCTCGGCCTGTCCATCGCCCTGGAGAACGCGCACATCCACGGCGGTCGGATATCCGCCGAGAACTCCCCGGGGGGCGGTGCGGTCTTCACGCTGTGGCTGCCCCAGGACCCGTCCCCGCCCGCCGAGGGGGACGGCGCGGGCGCCGGGTCCCCCGGAGACGCCCCGGGGGACGGCAGCAAGGACACGGTCAGGGGCAAGGACGCGAAGGGACAGGTCTGA
- the afsQ1 gene encoding two-component system response regulator AfsQ1, with protein sequence MPSLLLIEDDDAIRTALELSLTRQGHRVATAASGEDGLKLLREQRPDLIVLDVMLPGIDGFEVCRRVRRTDQLPIILLTARNDDIDVVVGLESGADDYVVKPVQGRVLDARIRAVLRRGERESTDSASFGSLVIDRSAMTVTKNGEDLQLTPTELRLLLELSRRPGQALSRQQLLRLVWEHDYLGDSRLVDACVQRLRAKVEDVPSSPTLIRTVRGVGYRLDPPQ encoded by the coding sequence GTGCCTTCCCTGTTGCTGATCGAGGACGACGACGCCATCCGTACGGCCCTGGAGCTCTCCCTGACCCGCCAGGGCCACCGGGTGGCCACTGCTGCCAGCGGTGAGGACGGTCTGAAGCTGTTGCGCGAGCAGCGGCCGGACCTGATCGTGCTGGACGTGATGCTGCCCGGCATCGACGGTTTCGAGGTGTGCCGTCGCGTCCGGCGCACCGACCAGTTGCCGATCATCCTGCTGACCGCGCGCAACGACGACATCGACGTGGTCGTCGGTCTGGAGTCGGGCGCCGACGACTACGTCGTCAAACCCGTCCAGGGCCGGGTGCTCGACGCCCGGATCCGGGCCGTGCTGCGGCGCGGGGAACGGGAGTCGACCGACTCGGCGAGCTTCGGCAGCCTGGTCATCGACCGTTCCGCGATGACGGTGACGAAGAACGGCGAGGACCTCCAGCTCACGCCGACCGAGCTGCGGCTGCTCCTCGAACTGAGCCGCCGGCCGGGACAGGCGCTGTCCCGGCAGCAGTTGCTGCGGCTGGTGTGGGAGCACGACTACCTCGGTGACTCCCGGCTGGTGGACGCCTGCGTCCAGCGGCTGCGCGCCAAGGTCGAGGACGTGCCGTCGTCCCCGACCCTGATCCGTACCGTGCGCGGTGTCGGCTACCGGCTGGATCCGCCTCAGTGA